In the genome of Apostichopus japonicus isolate 1M-3 chromosome 15, ASM3797524v1, whole genome shotgun sequence, one region contains:
- the LOC139980791 gene encoding nucleoporin 88-like, which yields MAASSENLSEWRSLLNSLTFFDKIRKQHEYSEGSEPKNLFAIEDGRIFLWDGESRLLTANLHDIIATDTTLDANESLSNVTPFKTSIQEQSLLCTDTPFFKVEHICFNSTGQQVLLWGRKGVSVLHLPRKQGKHGTFQGGKARINCRTVPIAERFFSTNPSIHLLQVSWHPGSESASHVVLLTSDNTIRIFDTSYSTKALQVTKLVQGGPSYSLSPSHSTFEVALGDIAMAFDFGIPCEASPNNSDELIYPIYILKGNGDVFLLTTSLTNRRYQQTRPQGPLVMHPPAEDNYGLDACSICCLHSNPPVLVVATSTGLLHHCVLLSTTDDEEALGSESFQRTTAVSVFSEKTNAGSTLPKQMKQSLFVYESVELSLTPILSECEDLDSDVSYPIMLSKDQQSEHCYYCCHGAGLHSVSLPWLEKMERFCDVDDKNKAIDDTEEAGVSELHQDQPCIVQHLVCTKPSESCPPAPVLGLASVVDPLLGNMILCLSGDGECFVKPLMSESERSTTSLLSEEPSDEVISPLRQLMRKPFQQQIREILQRDISNPILKTSAKTELPLEESFKLLQRATRILREEYIMKQDQAREETEKRVKILVQQKEQQQVDLHECQAMEGLIREQFSELAERYEDAQDKQEELIQRVGKVLHTLQNQLPILSEAEQGMKTELTGIEAKLGNLETALSQVRKKFGYRKDVSEVKTPTSTQGLSQSQQTQVKTLLKEENEKISDLIAEVRNLTTVVAV from the exons ATGGCGGCTTCCAGTGAAAACCTCTCCGAGTGGCGGTCTCTTTTGAactcattgacatttttcgacaaaatcAGGAAACAACATGAATATTCTGAAGGAAGCGAACCAAAGAACTTGTTTGCTATCGAGGATGGTAGAATTTTCCTTTGGGATGGGGAGTCACGTTTGCTGACGGCCAATCTTCACGATATTATAGCTACTGACACAACACTTGACGCCAACGAATCTTTGTCGAACGTCACTCCTTTCAAG acTAGCATACAAGAACAGTCTCTTCTCTGTACAGATACTCCCTTTTTCAAAGTGGAACACATTTGTTTCAACTCTACTGGGCAGCAAGTTCTTCTGTGGGGTAGGAAAGGTGTCAGTGTTTTGCATTTGCCTCGAAAGCAGGGCAAACATGGAACATTTCAGGGAGGAAAAGCTAGAATAAACTGTAG GACAGTACCAATTGCAGAGAGATTCTTCAGCACTAACCCGTCTATCCACCTTCTCCAGGTATCATGGCATCCAGGGAGCGAATCTGCCTCCCATGTTGTTCTCCTAACATCAGATAACACGATAAG GATCTTTGATACCTCTTACAGTACCAAAGCATTGCAAGTGACAAAACTTGTCCAGGGCGGCCCTAGCTATTCCCTCTCTCCTTCCCACTCTACATTTGAGGTTGCTCTAGGTGACATAGCCATGGCTTTTGACTTTGGCATCCCCTGTGAAGCTTCTCCAAACAATTCGGATGAATTAATTTATCCTATTTACATCTTAAAAGGAAATGGGGATGTTTTCTTGCTGACAACAAGTCTCACAAATAGAAG ATACCAGCAAACCAGACCTCAAGGTCCACTGGTGATGCATCCTCCTGCTGAAGACAACTACGGCCTTGATGCCTGCAGCATCTGCTGTCTCCATAGTAACCCACCTGTACTGGTGGTCGCGACTTCCACCGGTCTGCTACATCACTGCGTACTCCTGAGTACTACTGACGATGAAGAGGCGTTA GGCAGTGAAAGTTTTCAAAGGACAACAGCTGTCAGTGTTTTTTCAGAAAAGACAAACGCCGGCTCGACGTTACCAAAACAGATGAAGCAGTCTTTGTTCGTTTACGAGAGTGTAGAGCTCTCCCTCACTCCAATCTTGTCGGAATGTGAAGATTTAGATTCAGATGTCTCGTATCCGATCATGCTGTCTAAAG atcaACAGTCAGAACATTGCTACTACTGTTGCCATGGTGCTGGCTTACACTCTGTTTCCTTACCATGGCTAGAGAAGATGGAAAGATTTTGTGATGTTG aTGACAAAAACAAAGCGATTGATGATACAGAGGAAGCAGGAGTCTCGGAATTGCATCAGGATCAACCCTGTATAGTACAGCACCTCGTCTGCACCAAACCATCCGAATCCTG CCCTCCAGCTCCAGTCTTAGGATTAGCTTCGGTGGTGGATCCCCTCTTGGGAAATATGATCCTCTGTCTCTCAGGGGATGGGGAATGCTTTGTCAAACCTTTAAT GTCTGAATCTGAAAGATCTACAACCAGCCTTTTGTCCGAGGAACCAAGTGATGAGGTCATCTCACCGCTTCGTCAGCTGATGAGGAAGCCATTCCAGCAGCAGATAAGAGAAATACTCCAGAGGGACATCTCTAATCCGATCTTAAA AACTAGTGCAAAAACCGAGTTACCACTGGAAGAATCATTCAAGCTGCTTCAACGAGCTACTCGAATCCTGCGAGAGGAGTATATCATGAAACAAGATCAAGCAAGAGAGGAAACTGAAAAGAG GGTGAAGATACTGGTACAGCAGAAGGAACAGCAGCAGGTGGATCTGCACGAGTGTCAAGCGATGGAAGGCCTGATCCGAGAACAGTTCAGCGAGCTAGCGGAGAGGTATGAGGACGCCCAGGACAAACAGGAAGAACTGATCCAGAGGGTTGGAAAGGTTTTACATACTCTCCAGAATCAATTACCGATACTATCAGAGGCAGAACAAGGGATGAAGACAGAATTGACGGGGATAGAAGCAAAATTAGGTAACCTGGAGACAGCGCTGAGTCAG GTCAGAAAGAAGTTTGGCTACCGTAAAGACGTCAGCGAGGTGAAGACTCCAACTTCTACGCAGGGGCTCAGCCAATCACAGCAAACACAAGTGAAAACCTTGTTGAAAGAAGA AAATGAAAAGATTTCCGATTTAATTGCAGAGGTCAGGAATCTCACGACTGTGGTCGCAGTGTGA
- the LOC139980804 gene encoding AH receptor-interacting protein-like: protein MEVGMGIGLRDGITKKIVYPGKGDIPGYNSETKISFHYRCSRLDEENTVLDDSRIGTGQPMELVTGKQFKLDVWEECLKTMRPKEVADFFVDQAHLSAYPAVMKTLRDVRKGGHDHVPQKSHCCGLAQMGKHGLGYEDLDQMVKTPEPLVFRFEALTVEDPGAYKQETWAMSDNERKNILPTLKEEGNNFYNQKDYQRAAEKYAEALGCLENLLLHEKPNSEDWMKLDEVRIPFLLNYAQCKYQLGEYYQAIEHATSVLDKEEDNIKALFRRGQAHRHCCNYQEAREDFLKVAKLDPKLGAAVRKELNAITEMEKERDAEEKEKLAGLFDKLRTS from the exons ATGGAAGTAGGGATGGGTATAGGCCTGAGGGATGGAATAACAAAGAAGATCGTTTACCCTGGAAAGGGCGATATTCCAGGTTACAACAGCGAAACAAAG ATATCTTTTCACTACAGATGCTCTCGGTTAGATGAAGAAAACACTGTTCTTGATGACAGCCGAATTGGAACTGGTCAACCTATGGAACTTGTCACAGGAAAACAATTCAAGTTAGATGTGTGGGAGGAGTGTCTGAAGACAATGAGACCAAAGGAGGTGGCAGACTTTTTTGTCGATCAAGCT CATTTATCAGCCTACCCTGCTGTGATGAAGACTCTAAGGGACGTAAGGAAAGGTGGACACGACCACGTCCCCCAGAAATCCCATTGCTGTGGCCTTGCACAGATGGGCAAACACGGCCTAGGCTACGAGGACTTGGACCAGATGGTGAAAACACCAGAACCGCTAGTCTTTAGATTCGAAGCTCTGACAGTCGAAGATCCGGGCGCCTATAAACAAGAAACTTGGGCCATGTCTGACAACGAGAGGAAGAACATTCTACCCACGCTGAAGGAGGAAGGCAACAACTTTTACAACCAGAAAGATTATCAACGAGCAGCAGAGAAGTACGCAGAAGCTCTTGGTTGTTTAGAGAACCTTCTACTTCACGAAAAGCCAAACTCTGAAGACTGGATGAAACTCGACGAAGTCAGAATTCCCTTCCTTCTGAATTATGCCCAGTGCAAGTATCAACTTGGAGAGTATTACCAAGCCATTGAACACGCAACCAGTGTGCTGGACAAAGAGGAAG ATAACATTAAGGCATTATTCAGAAGAGGACAGGCTCACAGGCACTGCTGCAACTACCAAGAAGCCAGAGAGGACTTCTTAAAAGTGGCCAAACTGGACCCCAAGCTGGGCGCAGCAGTACGAAAGGAGTTGAACGCCATCACCGAGATGGAGAAGGAGAGAGATgcggaagaaaaagaaaaattggcTGGACTCTTTGATAAATTAAGAACAAGTTAA